One genomic region from Harpia harpyja isolate bHarHar1 chromosome 1, bHarHar1 primary haplotype, whole genome shotgun sequence encodes:
- the YWHAB gene encoding 14-3-3 protein beta/alpha, with the protein MDKSELVQKAKLAEQAERYDDMAAAMKAVTEQGHELSNEERNLLSVAYKNVVGARRSSWRVISSIEQKTERNEKKQQMGREYREKIEAELQDICNDVLELLDKYLIVNATQPESKVFYLKMKGDYYRYLSEVASGDNKQTTVANSQQAYQEAFEISKKEMQPTHPIRLGLALNFSVFYYEILNSPEKACNLAKTAFDEAIAELDTLNEESYKDSTLIMQLLRDNLTLWTSENQGDEGDAGEGEN; encoded by the exons ATGGATAAAAGTGAGTTGGTACAGAAAGCCAAACTGGCTGAACAGGCTGAGCGTTACGATGACATGGCTGCTGCTATGAAGGCTGTCACTGAGCAAGGACATGAACTGTCCAATGAAGAAAGGAATCTACTCTCAGTTGCCTACAAGAATGTGGTTGGTGCCCGTCGCTCGTCCTGGCGTGTAATTTCCAGCATTGaacagaaaacagagaggaaTGAGAAGAAACAGCAGATGGGAAGAGAATATCGTGAGAAAATCGAGGCTGAATTGCAGGATATCTGCAATGATGTTCTG GAACTCCTGGATAAATACCTTATTGTCAATGCCACACAGCCAGAAAGCAAGGTCTTCTATTTGAAAATGAAAGGTGATTACTACAGATACCTCTCAGAGGTGGCATCTGGGGACAATAAGCAAA CAACAGTAGCAAACTCTCAGCAAGCTTACCAGGAGGCATTTGAAATTAGCAAGAAAGAGATGCAGCCAACACACCCCATTCGACTTGGTTTGGCTCTAAATTTCTCTGTCTTCTACTATGAGATACTAAATTCTCCTGAAAAAGCCTGTAATCTGGCAAAGACG GCATTTGATGAAGCGATAGCAGAGCTGGACACGCTGAATGAAGAGTCTTACAAAGACAGCACTCTGATCATGCAGCTGCTTAGGGACAACCTCACT CTATGGACGTCGGAAAACCAGGGAGATGaaggggatgctggggagggagagaactAA
- the PABPC1L gene encoding polyadenylate-binding protein 1-like isoform X1: protein MNASGPGYPLASLYVGDLHPDVTEAMLYEKFSPAGPIMSIRVCRDVATRRSLGYAYINFQQPVDAERALDTMNFEVIKGRPIRIMWSQRDPGLRKSGVGNVFIKNLDDSIDNKALYDTFSAFGNILSCKVVCDENGSRGYGFVHFETHEAATRAIETMNGMLLNDRKVFVGHFKSRKEREAEFGARAMEFTNVYIKNFGDDMDDDRLQEIFSKFGKTLSVKVMMDNTGRSKGFGFVNFEKHEEAQKAVADMNGKEINGRVVYVGRAQKRLERQSELKRKFEQIKQERVSRYQGVNLYVKNLDDGIDDERLRKEFSPYGTITSAKVMTEGGHSKGFGFVCFSSPEEATKAVTEMNGRIVSTKPLYVALAQRKEERKAILTNQYMQRLATMRALPGPLLGSFQPPPGYFLPPIPQVSPCSQMAALCGDPNLPWVGGGEWQSGQGAYLRLCSPGRTLAWD from the exons ATGAACGCTAGTGGCCCTGGCTATCCGTTAGCTTCTCTCTATGTGGGAGACCTCCACCCGGATGTGACCGAAGCCATGCTCTACGAGAAGTTCTCGCCTGCTGGGCCCATCATGTCCATCCGAGTCTGTCGGGATGTTGCCACACGCCGATCACTGGGCTATGCCTACATAAACTTCCAGCAGCCTGTGGATG CTGAGCGAGCCCTGGACACCATGAATTTTGAAGTGATCAAAGGCCGTCCCATCCGCATCATGTGGTCCCAGCGGGACCCCGGGCTCAGGAAGTCGGGGGTTGGAAACGTCTTCATCAAGAACCTGGACGACTCCATTGATAATAAAGCCCTGTACGACACGTTCTCTGCCTTCGGAAACATCCTGTCGTGCAAG GTGGTTTGTGATGAAAACGGATCCCGTGGCTATGGCTTTGTTCACTTTGAGACTCATGAGGCAGCGACTCGGGCCATTGAGACCATGAATGGGATGTTGCTCAACGACCGGAAGGT ATTTGTTGGCCATTTCAAATCCCGCAAAGAGCGTGAGGCAGAGTTTGGGGCTAGGGCGATGGAGTTCACCAACGTCTACATCAAAAACTTTGGGGATGACATGGATGATGACAGACTGCAGGAAATATTCTCCAAGTTTG GAAAGACGCTAAGTGTCAAAGTCATGATGGACAACACTGGCCGCTCAAAGGGCTTTGGATTTGTCAACTTCGAGAAGCACGAAGAAGCCCAGAAG GCGGTGGCCGACATGAATGGGAAGGAGATCAATGGGCGGGTAGTGTACGTGGGCCGAGCCCAGAAGCGGCTGGAGCGCCAGAGCGAGCTGAAGCGGAAATTTGAGCAGATCAAGCAGGAGCGAGTGAGCAGGTACCAG GGGGTCAACCTGTACGTGAAGAACCTGGATGATGGGATAGATGATGAGAGGCTGAGGAAGGAGTTCTCTCCTTATGGCACCATCACCAGTGCCAAG GTGATGACAGAGGGTGGCCACAGCAAAGGGTTTGGGTTTGTATGTTTTTCCTCCCCAGAAGAGGCTACCAAGGCCGTGACGGAAATGAACGGACGGATCGTCAGCACTAAGCCCCTCTATGTCGCGCTCGCTCAAAGGAAAGAGGAGCGGAAAGCAATCCTCACCAACCAGTACATGCAGAGATTAGCCACCATGAGGGCCCTGCCTGGCCCTCTCCTGGGCTCCTTCCAGCCCCCCCCGGGGTACTTCCTACCCCCCATCCCGCAGGTGAGTCCCTGCTCCCAAATGGCAGCCTTGTGCGGGGACCCGAATTTGCcctgggtgggaggaggggagTGGCAGTCGGGCCAAGGAGCCTATCTCAGGTTGTGCAGCCCCGGGCGCACACTGGCGTGGGATTAG
- the PABPC1L gene encoding polyadenylate-binding protein 1-like isoform X2 encodes MNASGPGYPLASLYVGDLHPDVTEAMLYEKFSPAGPIMSIRVCRDVATRRSLGYAYINFQQPVDAERALDTMNFEVIKGRPIRIMWSQRDPGLRKSGVGNVFIKNLDDSIDNKALYDTFSAFGNILSCKVVCDENGSRGYGFVHFETHEAATRAIETMNGMLLNDRKVFVGHFKSRKEREAEFGARAMEFTNVYIKNFGDDMDDDRLQEIFSKFGKTLSVKVMMDNTGRSKGFGFVNFEKHEEAQKAVADMNGKEINGRVVYVGRAQKRLERQSELKRKFEQIKQERVSRYQGVNLYVKNLDDGIDDERLRKEFSPYGTITSAKVMTEGGHSKGFGFVCFSSPEEATKAVTEMNGRIVSTKPLYVALAQRKEERKAILTNQYMQRLATMRALPGPLLGSFQPPPGYFLPPIPQPQTRATFYSPSPVIPVRHATRWSAQPSRPPSAYPAATPILRAAAPPRRLLSNISTMRQASTQVPRVPPQAQRVANIGTQTVSARVPSSPTLPRGAPQYKYSSAVRNAHPPVVAPQAGEPAVHVQGQEPLTASMLAAAPPQEQKQMIGERLYPLIHAMHPSLAGKITGMLLEIDNTELLLLLESPDSLHCKIEEAVAVLQAHQATETSHKSSTTAFLQ; translated from the exons ATGAACGCTAGTGGCCCTGGCTATCCGTTAGCTTCTCTCTATGTGGGAGACCTCCACCCGGATGTGACCGAAGCCATGCTCTACGAGAAGTTCTCGCCTGCTGGGCCCATCATGTCCATCCGAGTCTGTCGGGATGTTGCCACACGCCGATCACTGGGCTATGCCTACATAAACTTCCAGCAGCCTGTGGATG CTGAGCGAGCCCTGGACACCATGAATTTTGAAGTGATCAAAGGCCGTCCCATCCGCATCATGTGGTCCCAGCGGGACCCCGGGCTCAGGAAGTCGGGGGTTGGAAACGTCTTCATCAAGAACCTGGACGACTCCATTGATAATAAAGCCCTGTACGACACGTTCTCTGCCTTCGGAAACATCCTGTCGTGCAAG GTGGTTTGTGATGAAAACGGATCCCGTGGCTATGGCTTTGTTCACTTTGAGACTCATGAGGCAGCGACTCGGGCCATTGAGACCATGAATGGGATGTTGCTCAACGACCGGAAGGT ATTTGTTGGCCATTTCAAATCCCGCAAAGAGCGTGAGGCAGAGTTTGGGGCTAGGGCGATGGAGTTCACCAACGTCTACATCAAAAACTTTGGGGATGACATGGATGATGACAGACTGCAGGAAATATTCTCCAAGTTTG GAAAGACGCTAAGTGTCAAAGTCATGATGGACAACACTGGCCGCTCAAAGGGCTTTGGATTTGTCAACTTCGAGAAGCACGAAGAAGCCCAGAAG GCGGTGGCCGACATGAATGGGAAGGAGATCAATGGGCGGGTAGTGTACGTGGGCCGAGCCCAGAAGCGGCTGGAGCGCCAGAGCGAGCTGAAGCGGAAATTTGAGCAGATCAAGCAGGAGCGAGTGAGCAGGTACCAG GGGGTCAACCTGTACGTGAAGAACCTGGATGATGGGATAGATGATGAGAGGCTGAGGAAGGAGTTCTCTCCTTATGGCACCATCACCAGTGCCAAG GTGATGACAGAGGGTGGCCACAGCAAAGGGTTTGGGTTTGTATGTTTTTCCTCCCCAGAAGAGGCTACCAAGGCCGTGACGGAAATGAACGGACGGATCGTCAGCACTAAGCCCCTCTATGTCGCGCTCGCTCAAAGGAAAGAGGAGCGGAAAGCAATCCTCACCAACCAGTACATGCAGAGATTAGCCACCATGAGGGCCCTGCCTGGCCCTCTCCTGGGCTCCTTCCAGCCCCCCCCGGGGTACTTCCTACCCCCCATCCCGCAG CCGCAAACCAGAGCTACCTTCTACAGCCCTAGCCCAGTTATCCCAGTCCGTCATGCCACTCGCTGGAGTGCGCAGCCCTCCCGGCCTCCCT CAGCATATCCTGCAGCTACCCCCATCCTGAGGGCTGCCGCGCCGCCTCGGCGCCTGCTGTCCAACATCAGCACCATGAGACAGGCCTCCACCCAGGTGCCCCGTGTGCCCCCCCAGGCCCAGAGAGTGG CCAACATTGGGACGCAGACGGTCAGCGCCCGGGTGCCCTCCTCGCCCACCCTGCCGCGGGGTGCCCCGCAGTACAAGTACTCCTCAGCTGTCAGGAATGCCCACCCGCCCGTGGTGGCCCCACAG GCGGGAGAACCTGCTGTGCATGTCCAGGGGCAGGAGCCGCTGACAGCATCCATGCTTGCAGCAGCCCCTCCTCAGGAGCAGAAGCAAATGATAG GTGAGCGCCTCTACCCTCTGATCCATGCAATGCATCCCTCGCTGGCTGGCAAGATCACTGGGATGCTGCTGGAGATTGATAAcacggagctgctgctgctcctagAGTCCCCCGACTCCCTGCACTGCAAG ATCGAGGAAGCAGTGGCTGTTCTCCAAGCGCACCAGGCTACCGAGACATCGCACAAGAGCAGCACCACGGCATTCCTGCAGTGA